The Fretibacterium sp. OH1220_COT-178 genome segment TCGTGACGGGACAGTTCGACCCCACGCGGCACAAGGCCGTCTGGCCGTCGACCGGCAATTACTGCCGTGGCGGGGCCTACAACGCCCAGCTTCTGGGATGCGAGTCCGTCGCGATCCTTCCCCAGGGGATGAGCAAGGAGCGCTTTGACTGGCTCAAGACCGTGGCGGGCGAGATCATCGCCACTCCGGGAACCGAGAGCAACGTCAAGGAGATCTACGACAAGGTCGCGGAGATCCGCGCCACGCGTCCCGAGGCCGTCATCTTCAACCAGTTCGACGAGCTGGGCAATCATCTGTGGCACTACACGGTGACCGGGCGCGCGATGGAGGAGCTCTTCCAGGACGTCAAAGGGCCGAAGGATCGCTTTGCCGGGGCCGTCGTGACCTCGGGCTCCGCCGGGACGACCGCGGTGGGCGATTACCTGCGGGAGATCTTCCCGACGTTCCGATTCGGCGTGGGGGAGGCCCTCCAGTGCCCGACCCTGCTTCTCAACGGGTTCGGCGATCATCGCATAGAGGGGATCGGGGACAAGCACATCCCCTGGGTCCACAACGTCAAGAACACCGACATGGTGTTCGCCATCGATGACAATATCTGCATGGCGATGATCCGATTCTGCAACGAGCCGGAAGGCCAGAAGTACCTCAGAAGCATCGGTGTGCGGGACGCGGACCTCGAGCGCCTGAACCTGATGGGGATCTCCGGTGCGGCCAACGTGGCCATGGCGATCAAGATGGCCAAGTACTACGAGATGGACGAGAACGACGTCATCGTCACGGTCTTTACGGATTCCATGGAGATGTACGGCTCCCGCCTCGAGGAGATGAACGCCGAGAGGGGCGCATACACCCAGGCGCAGGCCGCGATCGACCACAACCGCTACATCCTGGGGATGGGGCTGGACGGCATGGCGGAGCTTTCCTACTACGACCGCAAGCGCATCCATAACCTGAAGTACTACACCTGGGTCGAACAGCAGGGCAAGACCTCGGAGGAGCTGAACGCCCAGTGGTACGACCTCGACTACTGGAAGAACGTGCATAAGATGGCCGACGTCATCGACGAGAAGATCGAGGCGTTCAACCGGATGACGGGGCTGGCCCAGTAAGGGGACGAAATTCGGCCCGGCTTCCCCGATGGGGGACGGGTGAAACTATCAAAGGGGAGAATTCGAATGCAGACATTGTTCAGGGGAAAGCATTTCGTCACGCTTCGGGATTGGAGCCAGGACGAGGTCGAGACGCTGCTGA includes the following:
- a CDS encoding pyridoxal-phosphate dependent enzyme; this encodes MIDLTMNQENLKNTVELAKKRNVLIPTFKQMRDPEAHTPAGVKERLKNVGLWDVDPVNLFRITWKNQPQKSGGLYGKVNYFEVPREITGVKAKIFALCGKWFPTGAHKVGASFGCLVPRLVTGQFDPTRHKAVWPSTGNYCRGGAYNAQLLGCESVAILPQGMSKERFDWLKTVAGEIIATPGTESNVKEIYDKVAEIRATRPEAVIFNQFDELGNHLWHYTVTGRAMEELFQDVKGPKDRFAGAVVTSGSAGTTAVGDYLREIFPTFRFGVGEALQCPTLLLNGFGDHRIEGIGDKHIPWVHNVKNTDMVFAIDDNICMAMIRFCNEPEGQKYLRSIGVRDADLERLNLMGISGAANVAMAIKMAKYYEMDENDVIVTVFTDSMEMYGSRLEEMNAERGAYTQAQAAIDHNRYILGMGLDGMAELSYYDRKRIHNLKYYTWVEQQGKTSEELNAQWYDLDYWKNVHKMADVIDEKIEAFNRMTGLAQ